AATGTTACTTTAGAAAAAGTCAGATCAATTATGGATTTTATTGAACCGTCCGGGTTCAATAAAATAGGGCTTTCAATTGATTCTAAAAAAATTATCGAGAAGGCAATGGATCTTGCCAGACGCTATGACCAGATGCATGTAGGAACTGAACATTTGCTTTTGGGAACCCTTGCTGAAAGTTATGAAGTAAATAATATTTTGGAAAGATTAGATGTTTCTGCCGAAGAGATAAAGAAACAAGTAGAAAATTTACTTGCGAACGATTTTTCCGAATCTTCTTTATCAGATCTATCTGTTTTTGGTGAAGGGGTTACAAATAGAAGAAAAGATATTGCAAATAAAAAAACTCCTTCTTTAGATAAATTTGGATTTGATTTAACTGAGCAGGCTAAAGAAGGTAAATTGGATCCGGTTATTGGACGCTCTCGTGAAATTATAAGAGTGATTTCGATCTTAAATAGACGAGTTAAAAACAATCCAATTTTAATCGGTGATCCTGGAGTGGGTAAAACTGCTATTATTGAAGGATTAGCTCAAAAGATTGTAAACGAAGAAGTACCCGAAGTTTTATTAGGCAAAAGGGTTTTTACTCTTGATTTGGCAGGCATGGTTGCCGGCACAAAATACAGGGGAGAGTTTGAGGAAAGGCTTAAAAAGGTTATTACTGAAGTTAAAAAATCCAAGGATGTAATTTTATTTATAGATGAGTTTCACACTATTGTTGGGGCTGGCGCAGCAGAAGGTGCTATTGATGCAGCTAATATTTTAAAGCCTTCATTATCAAAAGGTGAATTGCAGACAATAGGAGCAACGACCCTGGATGAATATCAAAAATATATTGAAAAAGATGCTGCCTTGGAAAGAAGATTCCAACCGGTTATAGTAAAAGAGCTTACCGTTCCGGAAACTATCATGGTTCTTAAGGGTATTAGAAAACTTTATGAGGATCATCATAAAATTACAATAACAGACGAGGCTTTAGAGGCAGCGGCTAAATTCTCATACAGATATATAACAGACAGATTTTTGCCTGATAAGGCCATAGATTTAGTTGATGAAGCAGCCTCCAGAGTTAGAGTAGAAAATGGTGAAATCCCCAAAAATTTAAGAGCAAAACAGAAACAACTGGAAAAACTGTTGGAAGAAAAAGAAGAGGCCGTTATAAAACAAGAATATGAGAAGGCGGCGCAATTAAAAATAAAAGAAATGAGACTTAAAGAAGAACTTAAGGAAATCGATAGAGATAGGCCTAATAGTTTTAAAGAGTTGAGTATTACTGCGGAACAGATAGCTTCGGTAGTTTCTTCTATGACTGGCGTGCCTATTACTAAATTAATCAAAAAAGAAACAGAGGCACTTTTAGATTTAGAAAAGCAGCTGAAGAAAAAAATCATTGGTCAGGATGAAGCTATCTCAGAAATTGTAAAATATATCAGAAGATCAAGAGTTGGTATTTCTGACGCGAAAAGGCCGAATGGATCATTTATATTTCTTGGTCCAACAGGTGTTGGTAAAACAGAATTGGCTAAAATTTTAGCTTCTGAAATTTTTGAGAATGAATCATCTTTAATTAAGATAGACATGTCTGAATTTATGGAAAAGCATAATGTCTCAAGATTAGTTGGAGCTCCGGCTGGTTATGTAGGTTATGAAGAGGGCGGAAAATTGACGGAAGCCGTAAGGCATAATCCTTATTCGCTTATATTATTGGATGAAATAGAAAAAGCTCACCCCGATGTGTTTAATATTCTTCTTCAGATTTTAGAAGACGGTTATTTAACTGATGCTAAGGGGCGTAAGGTTGACTTTAGAAATACAATAATTATTATGACTTCAAATGTCGGTATGGATAAGCTGACCAAACAGGCGGAAATTGGGTTTAAAGCAAGTGATGAGGAAAGCAAGCAAAGGGCAATAGAAAAATATAATTCAATGAAAAAAGATATTTTGAAAGACTTAAAAGATAAATTTAGGCCTGAGTTTTTAAATAGAATTGATAAGATAATAGTTTTTAAACCTTTAGACAAAGAGTCAATCTTTAAGATAGCAAATATTCATTTAAGACAATTGGCAGAGCGAATGTCTGAGCAGGGTATATTGCTTAAATTTACTAAGAAGGTTGAAGAGTTTATATCCAAAGAGGGTTATGAGCCGGAAAACGGCGCAAGGCCGATTAGGAGGGTTGTTCAAAATCTCATTGAGGATTCTCTAGCCGAAGGAATGCTTTTAGGAAACTTTAAAGCAGGTGATACGATCAAGATAGATATTGAAAATGATAAGATAAAATTAATAAAAATAAAATCAATAGCCAGGCGTTAGCCAGCTGTTTACTTAATTGTAGTATAATATTATTAATATCATGGCAAACAACTTAATCTATATTTGTGAACAATGCGGTAATGAACAAACTAAATGGTCAGGTAAATGTCCAGCGTGCGGGGCGTGGAATAGTTTAAGTGAGATGAAATTTAATAAGGCGAAAGGCAGTAAAAGAGTCAAACTGGAAGAAGCCTCATTAAAAAAACTTGATTCAATTAAAGAAATGCCAATGTTAAGGATACAAACCGGCATTTCGGAATTTGATCGTGTCATGGGCGGAGAAAAAAATAAGGGGATTGTTTTGGGCTCTGTAACTCTTATTTCAGGGGAGCCTGGGATAGGAAAATCCACATTGATTTTACAAGTCCTTTCTAGTTTATCTAAAAGAGGTTTAAAGTGTCTTTACCTGTCTGGTGAGGAATCAGAACAGCAAATAAAACTTAGGGCTGACAGACTGGGCGGGGAAACCGGCAATATTTTTCTTCTAACCGAAACTGATGTTTTATTAATTGATAAGGTTTTGGCAAAAGAAAAAATCGATCTAATTGTGATTGATTCAATCCAAACAGTTGAAAATTCTAATTTTGAAAATAGTGCAGGAAGTATTACACAAATCAAAGAGTCGGCTAGTCATTTGATAAAGATTGCAAAGACTAATAATATGCCGGTTTTTATTGTGGGTCATATAACAAAAGAAGGTTCTATTGCCGGTCCAAAAATTTTGGAACACTTAGTTGATACTGTTTTGTATTTTGAGGGGGAGAGATTTCATGCTTTTAGGATTTTAAGGACTACTAAAAACCGTTTTGGAGCGGTTTCCGAGATAGGAATTTTTGAAATGACTGATAAAGGTTTATTGGAAATTAAGAATCCTTCAGAAGTATTTTTATCTAAAGGATCACCCCAGATAGGTTCTGCCGTTACAGTAGTAATGGAAGGTACCCGTCCAATGCTTGCGGAAATACAAACATTAATTACCAAGACTAATTTTGGTTATCCAAAAAGAACAGCCGGCGGATATGACTTAAACCGATTACAGATTTTAATAGCCGTTTTAAGCCGCAACTTAAGAATTCCTTTAGGAACTTTGGATGTTTATTTAAATATTGTCGGAGGTCTCAAAGCTAAAGAACCAGCGATGGATTTGGCAGTTTGCTTGTCAATTATTTCTTCTTATCGAAAAGCAAAACCTAAAGAGGGCATGGTAGTTTTTGGAGAAGTGGGACTCCTTGGCGAAATCAGGAAAGTTTCCAGATCCCAGGAAAGATTAAAAGAGATTGAGAAACTTGGGTTTAAGAGATGCGTTGTTCCGGTAGGAGTAGATTACAAATCAGATACAATGGAAATTATAAGAGTATCTAATTTAGAAGAATTTGAGAGAAAAGCATTAGATAAATAGAGTATTTATTTTTTAGTAAAAAAGTTGTATTATATGTACTCGGATTTATTTTTATCAAGGGGGTTTTATTATGGACTTATTATTTTTTACAACCGCATTGGCTGTTATAGTAGGTGTTCTCCTGCTTACCTTTAAGTTATTAAAAGTATCATTAAAAAAACTTATAATTGGTGTTTTAGGTTTAATAATCGGATTATTGATATCAGCGCTTTTTAATACAGCTATTAGTAAGATTCCGGGTATAATTGGTGAATTTATGCCAGTGGTGATATCAATAATGCTTGGTTTGGCCGGCATTTATATTTTTATTACGCAGGAAAAACTTATTCTTAATTTTTTTGAAAGATTTTTTAAAGACTTAAAGTTTCTTAAAATGACTTCTGAGGCTGAAAAAGTGGAAGTAATGACTGTGGGTAGACAAGAGCTGGTAGTTGATACTAGCGTTATTATTGACGGTAGGATAGAGGATATTTTAAAAACAGGATTTATTTTAGGAAAGCTTATAATTCCGAAAGCCGTTATACATGAAATGCACAAAATATCAGATTCTCACGATAATTTAAAAAGAAGTAGGGGTAGAAGGGGATTAGAAATTCTGGAAAATATGCGAAAAATGAAAAATGTTGATCTTCAAATTATAGAAGATGATTTTCCGGATATTAAAGAAGTGGATGAAAAGCTTATTAGAATTGCCAAAAAAAGAAAATCATATATTCTAACAATTGATTATAATTTAAACAAAGTGGCGCAAATCCAAAAGATTAATGTGCTCAATATAAATGAGCTTGCAAA
Above is a genomic segment from bacterium CG_4_10_14_0_2_um_filter_33_32 containing:
- a CDS encoding DNA repair protein RadA; this encodes MANNLIYICEQCGNEQTKWSGKCPACGAWNSLSEMKFNKAKGSKRVKLEEASLKKLDSIKEMPMLRIQTGISEFDRVMGGEKNKGIVLGSVTLISGEPGIGKSTLILQVLSSLSKRGLKCLYLSGEESEQQIKLRADRLGGETGNIFLLTETDVLLIDKVLAKEKIDLIVIDSIQTVENSNFENSAGSITQIKESASHLIKIAKTNNMPVFIVGHITKEGSIAGPKILEHLVDTVLYFEGERFHAFRILRTTKNRFGAVSEIGIFEMTDKGLLEIKNPSEVFLSKGSPQIGSAVTVVMEGTRPMLAEIQTLITKTNFGYPKRTAGGYDLNRLQILIAVLSRNLRIPLGTLDVYLNIVGGLKAKEPAMDLAVCLSIISSYRKAKPKEGMVVFGEVGLLGEIRKVSRSQERLKEIEKLGFKRCVVPVGVDYKSDTMEIIRVSNLEEFERKALDK